A single genomic interval of Musa acuminata AAA Group cultivar baxijiao chromosome BXJ3-4, Cavendish_Baxijiao_AAA, whole genome shotgun sequence harbors:
- the LOC135635313 gene encoding probable aquaporin TIP1-1: MPIPRIAVGTQEEATHPGTLKAALAEFISTLIFVFAGQGSGMAFSKLTGGAATTPAGLIAAALAHAFALFVAVSVGANISGGHVNPAVTFGVFIGGNITLLRSIIYWIAQLLGSTVACLLLRYSTGGLSTGSFALSGVSVWEALVLEIVMTFGLVYTVYATAVDPKKGSLGTIAPIAIGFIVGANILAGGAFDGASMNPAVSFGPALVSWSWDDHWVYWAGPLIGGGLAGLVYEFFFISHTHEQLSSADY; encoded by the exons atgccgaTCCCTCGAATCGCCGTTGGAACTCAGGAGGAGGCGACTCACCCGGGCACGCTCAAGGCCGCCCTCGCCGAGTTCATCTCCACCCTTATCTTCGTTTTCGCTGGCCAAGGCTCCGGCATGGCCTTTA GCAAGTTGACGGGCGGCGCAGCCACCACTCCGGCCGGCCTCATCGCGGCAGCCCTAGCGCACGCCTTCGCCCTATTCGTGGCCGTGTCCGTGGGCGCCAACATCTCTGGTGGCCACGTGAATCCGGCCGTGACCTTCGGCGTCTTCATCGGCGGCAACATCACCCTCCTCCGCAGCATCATATACTGGATCGCGCAGCTCCTCGGCTCCACCGTCGCGTGCCTCCTGCTCCGCTACTCCACCGGCGGCCTGTCCACGGGCAGCTTCGCTCTCTCCGGCGTCAGCGTGTGGGAGGCGCTCGTGCTGGAGATCGTCATGACCTTCGGCCTCGTGTACACCGTGTACGCGACGGCGGTGGACCCCAAGAAGGGTAGCCTGGGCACCATTGCGCCCATCGCCATCGGCTTCATCGTGGGCGCCAACATCCTGGCCGGCGGGGCCTTCGACGGTGCGTCCATGAACCCGGCCGTGTCCTTCGGCCCCGCCCTGGTGAGCTGGTCCTGGGACGACCACTGGGTCTACTGGGCCGGACCCCTCATCGGCGGCGGCCTCGCCGGTCTCGTCTACGAGTTTTTCTTCATCTCCCACACTCACGAGCAACTCTCCTCCGCCGACTACTGA